The Fortiea contorta PCC 7126 genome has a segment encoding these proteins:
- a CDS encoding cytochrome c oxidase subunit II, with product MNIPSSIWTLLIGIVLTLASLWYGQNHGLLPTAATDEAILVDGLFNTMMIVSTGIFLLVEGILIYAAFKYRRRAGDNEDGPPVEGNVPLEILWTAIPAVIVLGISIYSFEVYNDIGGFDPHAIHEAPITQDMSSMHMPGAAIAATLSDAPAIDDKPNLNQEKSDAAMSDPATAAVRNADQIPQKQDAPGAGIVAPTVGASPENAGKPPELVVNVTGLQYAWIFTYPDSGISTGELHIPIGREVLVNMTANDVIHAFWVPEFRMKQDVIPGRQSQLRFTPKTEGDYALICAELCGPYHGAMRTQVVVESQQAYDSWVQEQLMASRETLNQAVALNPADLSPHEFLAPYTKDMGIQPEMLHQIHK from the coding sequence GTGAATATTCCAAGTTCTATCTGGACATTACTGATTGGCATCGTGCTCACCCTGGCCAGCCTTTGGTACGGACAAAATCACGGTCTGTTGCCAACAGCAGCCACAGATGAAGCCATCTTAGTAGATGGTCTATTCAACACGATGATGATCGTCTCTACAGGTATATTTTTACTTGTTGAAGGTATTTTGATTTACGCTGCTTTTAAATATCGTCGGCGTGCAGGTGACAATGAAGACGGGCCGCCTGTGGAAGGTAACGTGCCTCTAGAAATACTGTGGACAGCAATTCCCGCAGTGATTGTGCTCGGTATTTCTATCTACAGTTTTGAAGTTTATAACGATATCGGCGGCTTTGATCCCCATGCTATCCATGAAGCCCCGATTACTCAGGATATGTCATCGATGCATATGCCAGGAGCAGCGATCGCTGCAACTCTCAGCGATGCACCCGCAATAGACGACAAACCGAACCTCAATCAAGAGAAATCTGATGCGGCGATGTCAGATCCAGCCACCGCAGCAGTCCGTAACGCTGACCAAATTCCTCAAAAGCAAGACGCCCCCGGCGCGGGTATTGTCGCACCCACTGTTGGCGCTAGCCCAGAAAACGCCGGCAAACCTCCAGAATTGGTCGTCAACGTCACCGGGTTACAATACGCCTGGATTTTCACCTATCCCGACAGCGGTATATCCACTGGTGAACTACACATACCCATCGGGCGTGAGGTATTGGTGAACATGACCGCTAACGACGTCATCCATGCTTTTTGGGTGCCAGAGTTCCGGATGAAACAAGACGTAATCCCCGGTAGACAAAGCCAACTTCGCTTCACACCCAAAACAGAGGGTGACTATGCTCTCATCTGCGCGGAACTTTGTGGCCCCTACCACGGCGCAATGAGAACCCAAGTTGTGGTGGAATCACAGCAAGCCTATGACAGTTGGGTACAAGAACAGCTAATGGCTAGCCGCGAAACCCTCAACCAAGCTGTTGCTCTCAACCCAGCGGATTTATCTCCCCATGAGTTCCTCGCTCCTTACACCAAGGACATGGGAATTCAGCCAGAAATGTTACATCAAATCCACAAGTAG
- the ctaD gene encoding cytochrome c oxidase subunit I, whose product MTQAQIQETANFPVLAPEPGERHWRDFFGFSTDHKVIGIQYLVTSFVFYCIGGVMADLVRTELRTPDVDFVTPEVYNSLFTLHATIMIFLWIVPAGAGFANYLIPLMIGAKDMAFPRLNAVAFWMIPPAGLLLIASLVVGDAPDAGWTSYPPLSLVTGQVGEEIWIMSLLLLGTSSILGAINFLVTLFKMRTPGMGIHQMPLFCWAMFATSCLVLVSTPVLASALILLSFDLIAGTTFFNPTGGGDPVVYQHMFWFYSHPAVYIMILPFFGGISEILPVHARKPIFGYKAIAYSSLAISFLGLIVWAHHMFTSGIPGWLRMFFMITTMIIAVPTGIKIFSWLATIWGGKIRLNTPMLFAMGFLGTFVIGGISGVMLAAVPFDIHVHDTYFVVAHLHYVLFGGSVLGIFAAIYHWFPKMTGRMFNEFWGKVHFTLTIIGLNMAFLPMHKLGLMGMNRRVAQYDPKFTFLNEICTYGAYILAVSTLPFIVNAIWSWLYGPKAGNNPWNGLTLEWMTTSPPAIENFAKLPVLATGPYDYGLEKAKQGVPLSDPNPLLSAGPNSVLRAEPDPAVAANPEDRK is encoded by the coding sequence ATGACACAAGCTCAAATACAAGAAACCGCTAACTTTCCCGTCCTGGCTCCTGAACCAGGGGAAAGACACTGGCGAGATTTCTTTGGTTTTAGTACCGACCATAAGGTGATTGGGATTCAATACCTCGTCACTTCGTTTGTTTTCTACTGCATCGGCGGGGTGATGGCTGACTTGGTGCGTACAGAATTACGCACGCCGGATGTAGATTTTGTCACTCCAGAAGTTTACAACAGCTTGTTTACCTTGCACGCCACAATCATGATTTTCTTGTGGATTGTGCCGGCTGGTGCGGGATTTGCTAACTATCTAATTCCCCTGATGATTGGGGCAAAAGATATGGCATTTCCACGACTAAACGCTGTAGCTTTTTGGATGATTCCCCCTGCAGGTTTGTTACTCATCGCTAGTTTAGTGGTGGGTGATGCACCAGATGCGGGTTGGACTTCCTACCCACCTTTGAGCTTGGTAACAGGTCAAGTGGGTGAGGAGATTTGGATTATGAGTCTCCTGCTTTTGGGTACGTCGTCGATTTTAGGGGCGATAAATTTCCTCGTCACCCTATTTAAGATGCGGACTCCGGGAATGGGAATCCATCAAATGCCTTTGTTTTGTTGGGCGATGTTTGCCACTTCCTGCTTGGTGCTGGTATCAACACCAGTACTGGCTAGTGCGCTGATTTTATTGTCTTTTGACTTAATCGCCGGCACAACATTTTTTAACCCGACTGGCGGTGGCGACCCTGTGGTGTACCAGCATATGTTTTGGTTCTATTCCCACCCAGCAGTCTACATCATGATTTTGCCCTTTTTCGGGGGCATTTCCGAAATATTGCCAGTTCATGCCCGTAAACCAATTTTCGGATATAAAGCGATCGCTTATTCTTCCTTGGCGATTAGTTTCTTAGGGTTAATCGTCTGGGCACACCACATGTTCACCAGCGGTATCCCTGGTTGGTTGCGGATGTTCTTCATGATCACGACGATGATCATCGCCGTCCCCACTGGCATTAAAATTTTTAGTTGGTTGGCGACTATTTGGGGTGGCAAAATTCGCCTCAATACTCCCATGCTCTTTGCTATGGGCTTCTTGGGTACCTTCGTTATTGGTGGAATTAGCGGCGTGATGTTAGCTGCAGTTCCCTTTGATATCCACGTCCACGATACCTATTTTGTGGTAGCGCACCTCCACTACGTGCTGTTTGGCGGTAGCGTCCTGGGCATTTTTGCCGCCATTTACCACTGGTTCCCAAAAATGACGGGACGGATGTTTAACGAATTTTGGGGCAAGGTGCACTTTACCTTGACAATTATCGGTTTGAATATGGCCTTTTTACCCATGCACAAGCTGGGTTTAATGGGCATGAACCGCCGTGTAGCCCAATACGACCCCAAATTCACATTTTTGAATGAAATCTGCACTTACGGCGCTTATATCCTCGCTGTTTCCACGCTGCCATTTATTGTCAACGCCATTTGGAGTTGGTTATATGGCCCCAAAGCAGGTAATAATCCTTGGAATGGACTGACCTTAGAGTGGATGACTACCTCACCACCGGCGATCGAGAATTTTGCCAAGCTCCCGGTATTGGCTACGGGCCCTTATGACTACGGTTTGGAAAAAGCTAAACAAGGTGTACCCTTATCCGATCCCAATCCTCTGTTATCTGCTGGCCCCAATTCAGTCTTAAGAGCCGAACCAGACCCAGCGGTAGCGGCGAATCCCGAAGACCGCAAATAA
- a CDS encoding cytochrome c oxidase subunit 3, translating to MQSQIIDPAKTELNHHHAAEVAGGHHEAHPDHRLFGLFVFLIAEGMIFIGLFGAYLAFRSTSPVWPPEGTPELELLLPGVNTVNLIASSFVMHNADTAIKKNDTRGAQIWLAITAAMGAVFLVGQVYEYTHLEFGLTTNLFASAFYVLTGFHGLHVTIGVLAIAAVLWRSRTKDHYNSKNHFGIEAAEIYWHFVDVIWIILFGLLYLL from the coding sequence ATGCAAAGTCAAATTATTGACCCAGCGAAAACGGAACTAAATCATCACCACGCGGCGGAAGTTGCAGGTGGTCATCATGAAGCCCATCCAGACCATCGCTTGTTTGGTCTATTTGTCTTCTTGATTGCAGAAGGAATGATTTTTATTGGCTTATTTGGAGCCTATCTGGCTTTCCGTTCCACATCACCTGTCTGGCCGCCAGAAGGAACACCAGAATTAGAATTATTGCTTCCTGGCGTTAACACTGTGAACCTAATTGCTAGCAGTTTTGTGATGCACAACGCGGATACTGCTATCAAGAAGAATGATACACGCGGTGCTCAAATCTGGCTGGCAATTACTGCAGCTATGGGCGCAGTTTTCTTAGTAGGTCAAGTGTATGAGTATACACATTTAGAATTTGGTTTGACCACTAATTTATTTGCCAGTGCATTTTACGTCTTGACTGGTTTTCACGGGTTACACGTGACAATTGGTGTTTTAGCGATCGCAGCTGTATTATGGCGATCGCGCACCAAGGATCACTACAACAGTAAAAATCATTTCGGGATTGAAGCTGCCGAAATTTACTGGCACTTTGTAGACGTGATTTGGATTATACTTTTTGGGTTGTTATACCTGCTTTAA
- a CDS encoding DUF2281 domain-containing protein produces MRQPLNIEQAVLEKLRQLPVDKQQELLNFAEFLYQKNTPKIPLRSIRGLCADLAVDISEQDITQARQEMWGNFPRDIVNNL; encoded by the coding sequence ATGCGGCAGCCGTTGAATATTGAGCAAGCAGTATTAGAAAAATTGCGTCAACTACCTGTAGATAAACAACAAGAGTTATTAAATTTTGCTGAATTTTTGTATCAAAAAAATACTCCTAAAATTCCGTTACGTAGCATTCGAGGGTTATGTGCTGATTTAGCAGTAGATATTTCTGAGCAAGATATTACTCAAGCGCGTCAAGAAATGTGGGGTAATTTTCCCAGAGATATCGTTAATAACCTGTAA
- a CDS encoding four helix bundle protein, whose protein sequence is MSSVRKGGIKSHRDLEVYQMAFDAAMQIFEWSKRFPVEEKYSLTDQIRRSSRSICANLAEAWRKRRYEAAFVAKLSDSEAEAAETQIWIEFAVKCNYLDIEVGRSLYKTSNQILGKLVNLIANSSTWVIKLNKH, encoded by the coding sequence ATGTCTAGTGTGAGGAAAGGTGGGATTAAGAGCCATAGAGATTTAGAAGTTTATCAAATGGCTTTCGATGCGGCTATGCAAATTTTTGAGTGGTCGAAAAGATTTCCTGTGGAGGAGAAATATTCTTTAACTGATCAGATTCGTCGTTCGTCTCGTTCTATATGTGCTAATTTGGCGGAGGCTTGGCGCAAGCGGCGTTATGAAGCGGCTTTTGTTGCGAAACTGAGTGACTCAGAAGCAGAAGCAGCAGAAACTCAAATTTGGATAGAATTTGCCGTTAAATGTAATTATCTGGATATTGAAGTGGGGCGATCGCTCTACAAAACATCTAACCAAATTCTCGGTAAACTAGTCAACCTGATCGCCAACTCCTCCACATGGGTCATTAAACTCAACAAACACTAA
- a CDS encoding type IV pilus secretin family protein, which yields MKQLHGNSLIFGTTAFVFLAAQPAWAQITQITEVKLNPVNGGISVNLKTSAGSRPQIFTTKRGKSSVADIINTQLRLPQGNSFRQDNPAPGIASVEILQLDANSIRVVVTGSNNAPNSQPADRKQDSISLAFTPSAGTAASAPPAGATAPTPAAPSNKPDVLVPNPVVTIDGKPAQPAGPGQPVNQAPPFLPRAVAPPVGDIATSNTDASPSTIDLGTQERVPRLVLRDAPVREVLSLLARAANLNLAYIGSEQGGGKDAAGVSQTISLDIQNEPVQDVFNYVLRLSGLEANRSNRTIFVGPKLPNSTRDTVMRSLRLNQVTVGVALNFLVGLGAESAISRERLVTSVNAVPVGGAANAAVTQTQTTTETRVETQRVDFKDSNPLLRGLQVLGDERTNSVTLVGSPQLLNIAVAQLTQLDVRRRQVAINVKIIDVNLLGTQYYNSSFSFGLGNNFFSNDGGAATLNFGGSRPANSGEVANSITQTPVITNPITGTPLLNENGTFTVPNGGSGLRVIQNGRVVQEIPGDATFLQSISPASSNPTVPGLSNFTPGTPDTVTITTDPVTGRQTSTYAPGTRATATSSLPSLYQFPKRLLASLQAQVTNGNAKILTDPTLTVQEGQEALVKLTTEVFGGFETSAQSSSTGLNSQSSSNRRPIIKDAGLTVRVKIERIDDNGFVSLSVAPTVSAPGGSAPTSDGAITLLAARSLQSGLIRLRDGQTLILSGIIQDSDRTSVSKIPILGDIPLLGSLFRKTNRENERREVIVLLTPQIMDDSERSSYGYNYNPSPEVRQILERRGFKAPGN from the coding sequence GTGAAACAACTTCACGGTAACAGTTTAATATTCGGCACTACCGCTTTTGTGTTTTTAGCAGCCCAGCCAGCTTGGGCCCAGATTACTCAAATTACGGAAGTGAAGCTAAACCCTGTCAATGGCGGAATTAGCGTTAACTTAAAAACTTCTGCAGGTAGTCGCCCGCAAATTTTCACGACTAAAAGAGGCAAATCCTCAGTTGCAGATATTATTAATACTCAACTACGTTTACCACAAGGCAATAGTTTTCGCCAAGATAACCCCGCACCAGGAATTGCTTCAGTTGAGATTCTGCAACTAGACGCCAATAGCATCCGGGTGGTGGTAACTGGAAGCAACAACGCCCCCAACAGTCAGCCCGCAGACCGCAAGCAAGACAGCATTAGCCTCGCCTTCACCCCTTCTGCAGGTACTGCAGCTTCCGCACCCCCAGCGGGAGCCACCGCACCCACACCAGCTGCGCCCAGTAATAAACCCGATGTACTCGTCCCTAACCCAGTAGTCACAATTGACGGTAAACCCGCACAACCCGCAGGTCCTGGTCAACCCGTCAACCAAGCACCGCCTTTCCTACCTAGAGCGGTCGCCCCACCAGTAGGAGATATCGCCACTTCCAATACAGATGCATCTCCCAGCACCATTGATTTAGGAACTCAGGAACGAGTACCACGTTTAGTGTTGCGAGATGCACCAGTGCGGGAGGTTTTATCATTACTAGCCCGTGCGGCGAATCTGAACTTGGCTTATATAGGTAGCGAGCAAGGAGGTGGAAAAGATGCAGCAGGAGTATCTCAAACCATCTCCCTCGATATCCAAAATGAACCTGTGCAAGATGTGTTTAACTATGTCTTGCGCTTGAGTGGTTTGGAGGCTAACCGCAGCAATCGCACGATTTTTGTGGGGCCGAAGCTACCTAATTCTACCCGTGATACGGTGATGCGTAGTCTGCGACTGAATCAGGTGACAGTGGGAGTCGCTTTAAACTTTTTGGTCGGGTTAGGCGCAGAAAGTGCTATTAGCAGAGAAAGACTTGTTACGAGTGTAAATGCTGTACCTGTAGGTGGTGCGGCTAACGCTGCAGTCACCCAAACGCAGACAACTACAGAAACTAGAGTGGAAACTCAACGAGTTGATTTTAAAGACTCTAACCCGTTACTGAGAGGTTTGCAGGTATTAGGAGACGAGCGCACTAATTCTGTAACTTTAGTTGGCTCTCCTCAACTACTTAATATTGCAGTAGCTCAACTAACTCAACTTGATGTCCGGCGTCGTCAAGTGGCAATTAACGTCAAGATTATTGATGTTAACTTGTTAGGGACTCAATATTATAACAGTAGCTTTTCCTTTGGGCTTGGTAATAACTTTTTTAGCAATGATGGTGGCGCAGCCACTCTAAATTTTGGTGGTTCTAGACCAGCGAATAGTGGTGAAGTGGCAAACAGTATCACTCAGACACCGGTGATTACAAACCCAATTACAGGAACTCCTCTCTTGAACGAAAATGGTACATTTACCGTGCCAAATGGAGGTTCAGGTTTAAGAGTGATACAAAATGGTCGAGTCGTGCAAGAGATTCCAGGTGATGCGACCTTCCTTCAATCTATTTCTCCAGCAAGTAGCAATCCAACTGTCCCTGGTCTTTCAAATTTCACACCAGGAACACCCGATACAGTAACAATTACTACCGACCCTGTAACAGGAAGACAAACTAGTACTTATGCCCCAGGCACTCGTGCAACAGCTACATCCAGCTTACCTTCACTCTACCAGTTTCCCAAACGTCTTCTTGCTAGCCTACAAGCTCAGGTTACAAATGGTAATGCCAAGATTTTGACTGACCCGACTTTGACAGTGCAAGAAGGACAGGAGGCTCTTGTTAAACTGACTACGGAAGTATTTGGAGGTTTTGAAACTTCAGCGCAAAGTTCATCAACAGGGCTAAATTCACAATCTTCTTCTAATAGAAGACCTATTATTAAGGATGCGGGTCTAACTGTTAGAGTTAAGATTGAAAGAATAGATGACAATGGATTTGTATCCTTGTCTGTTGCACCTACTGTATCTGCACCTGGTGGTTCAGCGCCAACTTCAGATGGGGCGATTACTCTTTTAGCAGCAAGAAGTCTTCAATCCGGTTTAATTCGTCTCAGAGATGGTCAGACACTAATTCTTTCAGGTATTATTCAAGATTCAGACCGCACAAGTGTCTCCAAAATTCCCATCTTGGGTGATATTCCTCTCCTTGGTTCGCTGTTTAGAAAGACAAATAGAGAAAATGAACGCAGAGAGGTGATTGTGTTGCTCACGCCTCAAATTATGGATGACTCCGAGCGCTCCTCTTACGGTTATAACTACAACCCTAGCCCAGAAGTGCGGCAAATTCTCGAACGCCGTGGGTTTAAGGCGCCCGGTAATTAG
- a CDS encoding PilN domain-containing protein: MYSLDINFLKDRPQNQQPKDKNGIKIRLPVGNLTPIYLGVALGVIFPGLVSGGWWLLQAKNLELEQKTAQLDQENKRLDTAIGNIKRIRQETKQVKTETQALVTVFDQIRPWSAMLQDLRDRIPASVQIETIKQTPPITADKGQPSPNPAGGIEISGLARSFNDVNDFLLTLQQSRFLKSTDSRIITAELVNAPLPPNSNNTNASIPPPQVVKYTIQASLSDIPASDLIRELEQKGTVGLVTRIRSIQQTGVISK, from the coding sequence ATGTACAGTTTAGATATTAATTTCCTCAAAGACCGTCCCCAAAATCAACAGCCGAAGGATAAAAACGGCATAAAAATTCGGCTTCCAGTGGGGAATTTAACACCGATATATTTAGGAGTGGCTCTGGGAGTAATTTTCCCTGGTTTGGTCAGTGGTGGGTGGTGGTTGTTACAGGCAAAAAATCTGGAATTGGAGCAAAAAACAGCACAACTCGACCAAGAGAACAAGAGATTAGATACAGCAATCGGCAATATCAAGAGAATTCGTCAAGAAACCAAGCAAGTAAAAACAGAAACCCAAGCTTTAGTCACGGTTTTTGATCAAATTCGTCCTTGGTCAGCTATGTTACAAGATTTGCGCGATCGCATTCCCGCATCAGTACAAATCGAAACAATTAAGCAAACCCCACCCATAACTGCAGACAAAGGTCAGCCCTCACCCAACCCCGCCGGTGGTATAGAAATCAGCGGTTTGGCTCGCTCTTTTAATGATGTGAATGATTTCCTCTTGACTCTGCAACAATCTCGATTCTTGAAGTCTACAGACAGCAGAATTATCACAGCAGAGTTAGTGAATGCACCACTACCACCTAATAGCAACAACACTAATGCATCAATTCCCCCACCACAAGTAGTTAAATACACAATTCAAGCCAGTTTGAGCGACATTCCCGCCTCTGATTTAATCCGGGAGCTAGAACAAAAAGGCACAGTGGGATTAGTAACACGAATTCGTAGCATACAACAAACAGGAGTCATTTCCAAATGA
- the pilM gene encoding type IV pilus assembly protein PilM, translating to MVKSFNSLFGKSHKGIGIELAPERVNIVQLRKQRQGLKIEALASVTVPEGLISDGQINDPGGVAELIQQALADSKIKASRVATGVPGRDSVVRLIPVPAELDDKELRDMVLNHEASLYLPYPREEADVDYQKLNYFVDEDGIEKVQVLLVATRKEVTDTYISTFELAGLQIDVLEINSFALLRTIREQLRQLGPQEAAVLVDIEFDSSEIAIIVNGVPQFSRTIPIGTYQMQTALSRAMSLPTSRDMELLQGMIIVPTPMDDGKTGITEANPGMAAILRVANEITDELRRSIDFYLNQNENLEVAQILLAGPGGGLQGLDEFFTQRLSLPTTQIDPIAALSIGVDEEKYPTPQRSGLAIVLGLGMREV from the coding sequence GTGGTGAAAAGTTTCAATAGTTTGTTTGGCAAATCTCATAAAGGAATCGGTATTGAACTTGCACCAGAACGGGTGAATATAGTTCAGCTACGCAAACAGCGTCAAGGCTTAAAAATAGAAGCATTAGCATCAGTAACTGTTCCCGAAGGACTGATTAGCGATGGTCAAATTAACGACCCTGGCGGCGTCGCTGAATTAATTCAGCAGGCGCTCGCTGACAGCAAAATCAAGGCTTCTCGCGTGGCGACTGGTGTCCCTGGAAGAGATTCGGTTGTCCGTTTAATCCCCGTACCTGCGGAGTTAGATGACAAAGAACTGCGTGATATGGTTTTGAACCATGAAGCCAGTTTATATTTACCTTATCCCCGTGAGGAAGCTGATGTTGATTATCAGAAACTTAACTACTTTGTAGACGAAGATGGTATCGAAAAAGTGCAAGTTCTCTTAGTAGCTACTCGTAAGGAGGTGACAGATACATATATCAGCACATTTGAGCTAGCAGGATTACAAATTGATGTTTTAGAAATTAACAGTTTTGCTTTGCTGCGGACAATTCGTGAACAATTGCGACAATTGGGACCACAAGAAGCAGCGGTGTTAGTTGATATCGAGTTCGACAGTTCGGAAATAGCCATTATTGTTAACGGTGTACCTCAGTTTTCGCGGACGATACCCATAGGTACTTATCAAATGCAAACTGCTCTATCAAGGGCGATGAGCTTACCGACATCACGAGATATGGAACTGTTACAGGGAATGATTATTGTCCCAACTCCTATGGATGATGGGAAAACTGGGATAACTGAAGCTAATCCGGGAATGGCGGCCATACTGAGAGTAGCCAATGAAATTACGGACGAATTGCGGCGCTCCATCGACTTTTATCTGAATCAAAATGAAAACTTGGAGGTAGCACAGATTTTACTCGCTGGGCCTGGAGGTGGATTACAAGGTTTAGATGAGTTTTTTACTCAAAGATTGAGTTTACCGACCACTCAAATTGACCCCATAGCAGCTTTATCGATAGGGGTGGATGAGGAAAAATATCCGACTCCACAACGCTCTGGTTTAGCAATTGTCCTTGGTTTAGGAATGCGGGAGGTATAG
- a CDS encoding ABC transporter substrate-binding protein, whose translation MFKIQKLQKFTIWAILGLLTSWIVSCSTGNVDSSTKSAAVGGANIEFWTMQLQPQFTDYFQSLIATFESQNPGIKVKWVDIPWTAMENKILTAVSAKTPPDVVNLNPDFASQLAGRNAWLDLDTKVSPEVRSSYLPNIWQASTLNGKSFGIPWYLTTRLTIYNTDLLKQAGVSKTPSTYAELAQVAQQVKDKTGKYAFFVTFVPQDSGEVLQSFVQMGATLVDTAGKAAFNSPQGKAAFQYWVDLYKKGLLPREALTQGHRHAIDLYQAGETALLASGPEFLKTIANNAPKIAQNSAIAPQLTGDTGKKNVAVMNIVVPRESKQPDAAVKFALFVTNDENQLAFAKAANVLPSTVKALSDSYFKDVSTNASSVEKARFVSAQQLQQAEILTPPLKDIKKLQKAIYENLQAAMLGEKTVDKAVEDAAQQWNNR comes from the coding sequence ATGTTTAAAATTCAAAAACTCCAGAAATTCACCATTTGGGCAATACTTGGTTTATTAACTAGCTGGATTGTTAGTTGTAGCACAGGTAATGTTGACTCAAGCACAAAATCAGCTGCTGTTGGCGGTGCGAATATTGAGTTTTGGACAATGCAACTCCAACCTCAATTTACTGACTACTTCCAAAGCCTGATTGCGACTTTTGAATCACAAAACCCAGGTATAAAAGTAAAATGGGTTGATATACCTTGGACGGCGATGGAGAACAAAATCTTAACAGCTGTCTCCGCAAAAACGCCACCTGATGTTGTTAATCTCAATCCGGATTTTGCTTCTCAACTTGCAGGGCGAAATGCTTGGCTGGACTTGGATACAAAAGTTTCCCCAGAAGTACGTTCTTCATATTTGCCAAATATTTGGCAAGCTAGTACGCTAAATGGTAAAAGCTTCGGTATTCCTTGGTACCTCACCACACGGTTAACCATTTATAACACTGATTTATTAAAACAGGCAGGCGTCAGTAAAACCCCCAGTACTTACGCGGAATTAGCACAAGTAGCCCAGCAAGTTAAAGATAAAACAGGAAAATATGCTTTCTTTGTGACTTTTGTACCGCAAGATTCCGGTGAAGTGTTGCAATCTTTTGTACAAATGGGAGCTACTTTAGTTGATACTGCAGGGAAAGCGGCTTTTAATTCTCCCCAAGGGAAAGCAGCTTTTCAATATTGGGTAGATTTGTATAAAAAAGGACTACTCCCTAGAGAAGCTTTAACCCAAGGACATCGCCATGCGATAGATTTATATCAAGCGGGAGAAACCGCCTTATTAGCTTCAGGGCCGGAGTTCCTCAAGACTATAGCTAATAATGCTCCGAAAATAGCACAAAATTCGGCGATCGCACCTCAACTCACAGGCGATACAGGTAAGAAAAATGTCGCAGTGATGAATATCGTCGTTCCCCGCGAAAGCAAACAACCAGACGCTGCGGTCAAATTCGCTCTCTTTGTCACCAATGACGAGAATCAATTGGCTTTTGCGAAAGCTGCTAATGTTCTACCATCGACAGTCAAAGCATTATCAGATAGTTACTTTAAGGATGTTTCAACCAATGCTTCCTCAGTGGAAAAAGCCCGTTTCGTCAGTGCTCAACAATTACAACAAGCAGAAATTTTGACCCCACCTTTAAAGGATATTAAAAAGCTGCAAAAAGCAATTTATGAAAATTTGCAAGCAGCAATGTTAGGGGAAAAAACAGTAGATAAAGCTGTAGAAGATGCAGCGCAACAATGGAACAATAGATAG